A DNA window from Maribellus comscasis contains the following coding sequences:
- the traK gene encoding conjugative transposon protein TraK encodes MHKQFDIQRKFRFIVYVLVLVSLSLMVVSSYIFHESVQLVELSKQKIYVLDNGKSLLVALREDISENRDAEARDHVKRFHELFFTLEPDKTYIENNVREALYLADRSAMEQYEAFKENNLYNQVIASDISTTLQTDSIKLDFSSYPYRFTFIGKQKIVRKSNITIRSLRTSGYLRNISRTDNNPHGFLMENWRIDENQDLETIKRKSF; translated from the coding sequence ATGCATAAACAATTTGATATACAACGAAAGTTTCGCTTTATCGTGTACGTGTTGGTACTGGTCAGCCTCTCTTTGATGGTAGTAAGCAGTTATATTTTTCATGAATCTGTTCAACTGGTGGAGCTTTCCAAACAGAAAATCTATGTACTGGACAATGGAAAATCATTGCTGGTAGCGCTTCGCGAAGATATCAGCGAAAACAGGGATGCCGAAGCCAGGGATCATGTAAAGCGTTTTCATGAACTGTTTTTCACGTTGGAGCCGGACAAGACCTATATTGAGAATAATGTTCGGGAAGCGCTTTATCTGGCAGACCGGAGCGCTATGGAACAATACGAGGCTTTTAAAGAGAATAACCTGTATAATCAGGTGATTGCTTCGGACATTAGTACGACGCTGCAGACGGATTCCATAAAGCTGGATTTTTCCTCTTATCCCTATCGTTTCACCTTTATTGGAAAGCAAAAGATCGTGAGAAAATCCAATATCACAATCCGGAGCCTCCGAACTTCAGGATACTTACGAAACATCTCCCGAACAGACAATAATCCACATGGTTTTCTGATGGAAAACTGGCGGATTGATGAGAACCAGGACCTGGAAACCATTAAAAGAAAATCCTTTTAA